TGTGAATTGTGAATCGTTATTGGCCGCCGATTTCACCGGAATAAACAGATCAAAATCGAAACTGGACACAGAAGCTGATAGAATAAATGACTAAATCCCCTTTGAGCCCCTGGACGCCGAAGCTTAAGCGTAGGTGGCTTGGTGTCCCTTCGGTTTAACACTTCGGCTGGCTCAGTGCATCGCTCAGGGCATGCTTGGTGGCTGAATAGTTACAAGAAATCATGGGTATCCGGAGCACCTCCGCTGTAGCTGCAAACAGACAAAGCATTTATCCGACGAAGCCAAAACATAGTCGGAAGCTACGGCGCTTGAAGAAGCCCGGTATAAAAGCGTAAGCGGAATGGCCGATGGCGGCCGGCGCCAGGGATTAGTTTCCCCGGTCGGGCTGTGTTGGCCAGGGCGACGCCGTCGAATACAAACGGGAACAGGACACCATTAGTTAAGGAGACCTACCATGACTTCACAATTGGCTCTAAAAATAAAATGCCCGGTATGCCGTAAAAGCCTGATGGACCGGCAAAATATGCTGGATGGATATCCCAGCATAGCCTTGGAAGCGGAAGGCAACGGCCACCGGGGCTGGCTCCGGTTGTCGCCGGTCTACGGCAGTTATGATATCGAAAGCGAGTTTGAAATCCCGCCCGACTGCGTGGCCAGGATATTCTGTCCCCAATGCCGTTCCGAGCTTAAGAGCCTCGCCGCTTGCGATCTCTGCCAGGCGCCAATGGTCCCGTTGATGTTGGAAGAGGGCGGAAAAATCTTTACTTGTTCCCGGCGGGGATGCAAAAAACATTTTCTGGAATTTGAAGACATCGACAAGGCATTGGCTACCTTCTACGAGGCCTATGCCCTGGGAGGAGCAGGACAAAAGGCCCAACCAGCGGTCAAGAAAGCCATCGTCGAAGCGTCCGACCTCAAGGAAATAATAAACAACGGCAGCTTTCTCCAATCCTACTGTCCCCATTGCCGCCACACCTTCGCCTGCTGCAGTTTGCTGGCTTTCACGGTGATCGGCGGGGACGGCCGGGAAGGCATATTGCAGCTGTCCCCGTACTTCAACGTCTTTACCAACAAGTCCACCATCGAGATCCCCCGCGGCGAGGAGGTCAAGGATTTGCAATGCCCCCACTGCGGCCAAAGCCTGATCGAAAAAGACAGGAAATGCGGCGAGTGCGGGTCCCGCACCGCTAAAATTACGGTGGGAGCCATGCACAAACTGATCTCGTTCTTCATCTGCCTGCGCAAGGGCTGCACCTGGCACGGGCTCTCGGATGAGGATACCAGGTTGATCATGTTGGAAGACAGTCGGGAGTGGTGAGCGGGTCAAATTCGAAATACGAAATCCGAAACAATATCAAAACCGGAAATCCGAATCCCAATGTTGTCGATTTTACGATTGGTTAGTCTGCATTTATTTCGAGATTAGATATTCGTAATTGTCAAGTGTAATATTACAAGGGCAGGTTCGCTATGTACCCCATCATTGACCGCCAGGAATTAGCCAAAGGCAACATGGTGCTGATCACCGTGGAGGCCCCCCAGATCGCCCGCAAGATCAAACCCGGCCAATTTGTCGTATTGCGGATCAACGAAACCGGCGAGCGCGTTCCATTGACTGTGGCTTACAAGGACCTGTCGCATGGCACCATCACCATCATTTTCATGGTAATAGGAAAATCCACGGCGCTGCTGGGATCGCTCAAGGTGGGCGACGCCATTAAGGACTTGGTGGGGCCGCTGGGCGTCACCGAGGAGTTTGCCAAGCTGGGCACCATCGTCGGCATCGGCGGCGGTTCGGGCATTGCGGTATTGCACCACCTGTTGCAGGGGTATGAGGCTGCAGGCAACAAACTGATCGGCATCATCGGGGCCCGGGAGCGGGACCTGCTGATCCTAGAAGACGAAATGAAGACCCTCTGCCGGCAGCTGATAGTCACCACCGACGACGGCAGCTACGGCATGCACGGCTTGGTAACCGACGCTCTGAAGACCCTGGTGGAGCGGGACAACCCCGAGCCGATCGATCTGGTGATCGCAGTGGGGCCGTTGGTGATGATGCGTTCGGTATGCCAGATGACCAAACTTTATAACCTGAAGACCCTGGTCAGCCTGAACCCGGTGATGGTGGACGCCACCGGTATGTGCGGGTCCTGCCGGG
This portion of the candidate division TA06 bacterium genome encodes:
- a CDS encoding sulfide/dihydroorotate dehydrogenase-like FAD/NAD-binding protein — encoded protein: MYPIIDRQELAKGNMVLITVEAPQIARKIKPGQFVVLRINETGERVPLTVAYKDLSHGTITIIFMVIGKSTALLGSLKVGDAIKDLVGPLGVTEEFAKLGTIVGIGGGSGIAVLHHLLQGYEAAGNKLIGIIGARERDLLILEDEMKTLCRQLIVTTDDGSYGMHGLVTDALKTLVERDNPEPIDLVIAVGPLVMMRSVCQMTKLYNLKTLVSLNPVMVDATGMCGSCRVTIGGQTKFACVDGPHFDGHLVDFDELIQRNNSYTRDEKTSLLFSIRAK